From Xiphophorus hellerii strain 12219 chromosome 20, Xiphophorus_hellerii-4.1, whole genome shotgun sequence, the proteins below share one genomic window:
- the LOC116710534 gene encoding transmembrane protein 198-like isoform X2 — MADPTGLSPEVGGAGVAEVNACSLEIERKYDIIPTIICSMCCLFGIIYCFFGYRCFKAVMFLSGLMFGSVIIFLLCHKEHILDTQLSVEASAGIGLGIGLLCGLVTMLVRSVGLFMTGLLLGLLLALAGLLVTHQFYTPTTLWVPLGTLLGTGMLFAVLTLQWQKAFTMLSTAVFGAAIMTVCADYFVEMLALANHVYDCLRLTPGPALCWYSWVILGIWPALSLIGVLIQWKMTGDSFSHTEVVISRRQKRVQLMRIREKDAKKRQQAELPAKSARSADGNRYFP, encoded by the exons ATGGCTGATCCCACTGGGCTGAGCCCCGAGGTCGGGGGGGCAGGTGTGGCCGAGGTCAACGCCTGTAGTTTGGAAATTGAGCGAAAATATGACATCATCCCTACCATCATCTGCTCCATGTGTTGCCTTTTTGGCATCATCTACTGTTTCTTTG GTTACCGCTGTTTCAAGGCCGTCATGTTCCTGTCCGGTCTCATGTTCGGCTCGGTCATCATCTTCCTGCTGTGCCACAAGGAGCACATTCTGGACACTCAGCTGAGCGTGGAGGCCAGCGCAGGCATCGGCCTCGGCATCGGCCTGCTGTGCGGCCTGGTCACCATGCTGGTGCGAAGCGTCGGCCTCTTCATGACCGGCCTGCTGCTGGGACTCCTGCTGGCTCTGGCCGGCCTGCTGGTCACTCACCAGTTCTACACACCGACCACGCTCTGGGTGCCTCTGGGCACGCTGCTGGGCACCGGCATGCTGTTTGCTGTGCTGACGCTGCAGTGGCAGAAGGCCTTCACCATGCTCTCCACGGCCGTGTTCGGAGCTGCTATCATGACCGTGTGCGCTGATTACTTTGTGGAGATGTTGGCTCTTGCCAATCACGTATATGACTGCTTGCGCCTCACGCCCGGGCCGGCGCTGTGCTGGTACAGCTGGGTCATTCTGGGCATCTGGCCCGCCCTCAGCCTCATAGGAGTACTGATCCAGTGGAAGATGACGGGTGACAGCTTCTCACACACTGAGG TTGTCATCAGCCGGAGACAGAAGCGGGTTCAGCTGATGCGGATTCGAGAGAAGGACGCCAAGAAGCGACAGCAGGCAG AGCTACCTGCAAAGTCTGCGAGATCGGCAGATGGGAACAGGTACTTCCCTTAG
- the LOC116710534 gene encoding transmembrane protein 198-like isoform X1, whose amino-acid sequence MADPTGLSPEVGGAGVAEVNACSLEIERKYDIIPTIICSMCCLFGIIYCFFGYRCFKAVMFLSGLMFGSVIIFLLCHKEHILDTQLSVEASAGIGLGIGLLCGLVTMLVRSVGLFMTGLLLGLLLALAGLLVTHQFYTPTTLWVPLGTLLGTGMLFAVLTLQWQKAFTMLSTAVFGAAIMTVCADYFVEMLALANHVYDCLRLTPGPALCWYSWVILGIWPALSLIGVLIQWKMTGDSFSHTEVVISRRQKRVQLMRIREKDAKKRQQAGGQEGTYRRKATPVKRYAGDLLAPSYLQSLRDRQMGTGTSLSSLGTTNPTMVDMDCETGSMVPLTATTPVVRV is encoded by the exons ATGGCTGATCCCACTGGGCTGAGCCCCGAGGTCGGGGGGGCAGGTGTGGCCGAGGTCAACGCCTGTAGTTTGGAAATTGAGCGAAAATATGACATCATCCCTACCATCATCTGCTCCATGTGTTGCCTTTTTGGCATCATCTACTGTTTCTTTG GTTACCGCTGTTTCAAGGCCGTCATGTTCCTGTCCGGTCTCATGTTCGGCTCGGTCATCATCTTCCTGCTGTGCCACAAGGAGCACATTCTGGACACTCAGCTGAGCGTGGAGGCCAGCGCAGGCATCGGCCTCGGCATCGGCCTGCTGTGCGGCCTGGTCACCATGCTGGTGCGAAGCGTCGGCCTCTTCATGACCGGCCTGCTGCTGGGACTCCTGCTGGCTCTGGCCGGCCTGCTGGTCACTCACCAGTTCTACACACCGACCACGCTCTGGGTGCCTCTGGGCACGCTGCTGGGCACCGGCATGCTGTTTGCTGTGCTGACGCTGCAGTGGCAGAAGGCCTTCACCATGCTCTCCACGGCCGTGTTCGGAGCTGCTATCATGACCGTGTGCGCTGATTACTTTGTGGAGATGTTGGCTCTTGCCAATCACGTATATGACTGCTTGCGCCTCACGCCCGGGCCGGCGCTGTGCTGGTACAGCTGGGTCATTCTGGGCATCTGGCCCGCCCTCAGCCTCATAGGAGTACTGATCCAGTGGAAGATGACGGGTGACAGCTTCTCACACACTGAGG TTGTCATCAGCCGGAGACAGAAGCGGGTTCAGCTGATGCGGATTCGAGAGAAGGACGCCAAGAAGCGACAGCAGGCAGGTGGGCAGGAAGGCACATACCGCCGTAAAGCCACCCCAGTGAAACGTTACGCTGGGGATCTACTGGCACCG AGCTACCTGCAAAGTCTGCGAGATCGGCAGATGGGAACAGGTACTTCCCTTAGCAGCCTCGGCACCACCAACCCGACCATGGTCGACATGGACTGCGAGACCGGATCCATGGTTCCCCTCACAGCCACGACTCCAGTCGTCAGGGTCTGA